The genomic DNA GGCCATCGTCCGCTCACTGATGCTGGAGCCGGACGTCCTGCTAATGGACGAACCGACCAACCACTTAGACGTCGAAGGCATCCTCTGGCTGGAACGATTACTTCGAGCCGAAGCCCGCGCCTTTCTCGTCGTCAGCCACGACCGGCGTTTTCTGGAAGCCGTCACGTCGCGGATGATCGAGATCAATCGCAGCTATCCGAACGGCGCATTCGAAGCCAAAGGCAACTACAGCGACTTCCTGGAACAGCGGGATGCAGCCCTGCATGCGCAAGCCAACTATGAAGCCTCCTTGGCCAACCGGGTCCGCCGCGAAGTGGAATGGCTCAGACGCGGCCCCAAGGCCCGCACGACCAAAGCCAAATCGAGAATCGATTCAGCGGGCCGCTTGATCGAGGAATTGAGCAGCGCCGAATCCAGGAAAGACCCTGGCACGGCCGGCATCAATTTCACCTCATCGGGACGCCGATCCAAACAGTTGGTCGAAGCCACGCAACTTTCCAAATCGCTCGGCGGTCGTCCGATCGTCACGAACCTCGATCTGCTGCTCGGACCGGGCCAGCGAATCGGCTTGCTGGGACCGAACGGCAGCGGCAAGAGCACGCTGCTCAAGCTCATCGCTGGAACCCTCAAGCCGGATTCAGGCACCGTCACCCGCGCGGACAAACTGCGCGTGGTCACCTTCGAACAGCACCGCGAATCGCTGGACCAATCCATCTCGCTCCGCCGGGCCCTCGCCCCCTATGGCGATTCGGTCGTCTATCAAGACCGCGAAGTGCATCTCGTCTCCTGGGCGAAACGATTTCTCTTCCGGTCGGAGCAGTTGGATCTCCCCGTCTCCCGTCTCTCTGGAGGCGAACAGGCCCGGCTCCTCATCGCCAGACTAATGCTGCAGCCAGCCGACCTCCTAATCCTGGACGAACCGACGAACGACTTGGATATTCCGACGCTCGACGTATTGGAAGACAGTCTGGTGGAGTTCCCCGGCGCCTTGATGCTAGTCACGCACGACCGATGGCTCCTGGACCGCGTCTCCACCATGTTGCTCGCGCTGGACGGTACAGGCCAGACCGAATGGTTCGCCGACTATGCGCAATGGGAATCAGCACAAGAACGAAAAGCGGCAGAAGAGAACCGCGCGGCGAGCTCACGCCCCTCCAAGGCCTCACGCTCCGAGTCGGACTCGACTCCGAAAGCGAAAAAGACAGGCCTCTCCTATCGGGAGCAAAAGGAATGGGCAAAGATGGAACAGCGCATCCTCCAGGCCGAAGAGACCATCGCGACCTGTCAGGCCGCCGTGGAAGATCCGGCCATCGCCTCCAATGCCACAGCATTGCAAGAACGATCCGCCGCGCTGGATGCAGCCAAGACAGCCGCTGAACGGCTCTATGCACGCTGGACCGAACTCGAAGGCAAACAGACGGAGGCCGCCGGACAACCGCAGGCCTAGCCCCTCCCGCAGGATGCTCAAACAGTTCGTCCAGCAAGGCCGCAGGCGAGTCGAAACCGGAAGCGTACCCTCAGGGGTACGTTGAGGATTTCGATGAGCCGAGAACGAAACTGGCGGACTGCTTCAGCATCCTGCACCCGTCGCCTTGCAGGCCGCACTAAATTCTGTACAATGCAGCCATGCGCATGACTGCTTCTCTCTCCTCACTATTGATCGTCACCCTCGCCTTGACCGCATCCGGCTGTGAGTCGACCGACCAAACCCTCGGTGCCGCAAAACGAATCGCCACGGGCCAAACCGGCCAGACCATCATCGATCTCGCTCAGGGAAAAGATCCGGCACAGATCGCCAAGAAGCGTCTTGAGCAATATGCGCGCAATCCCAATGCGTTGCTCAAAGACCTACAGGAGGCCAAGAAAGACCTAGAGGCCATCCTGACCGCCCTCGGAGTGAATGTCGGAAAGACCTGGGGCAAGGAAGAGGTCAAACTCCCCGAGCAGAAAAAATATGTGAAGTACACGCAGAACTATAAGAGTCGGGCCATCGTCGACTTCGATGCGGGCGAGATCCTGATCGAGACGCTGGACGAGCAAGACCCTCAGCGCAGTCTCAAGAATGCCGTGGTCACGACGATCCTGACCCCGGAAGATCCCCGAGCGGTCGATTTATTTTCCGACAAAGAAATCGTCCTCACCGGCGACAAGGCCCCCTACCTCTTCGACCTCGTCCACGATCAGCAGAATAAACCGGTGCGCACGCCGACAGAAGCGGAGTCCTTCGCGACCTATCTCCTTGAAAAGAAATCTGCCACCAGGGCGATCGACCAGGAGGGGACCAAGAAGACGGCCCACTTCGTCAAAATTGCGATGGTGCCCAATCTTGCGGTGAAGCAGGCGGACAAATACCGGACGCTGGTTCACCAGTTCGCGCAGCAATATCACATCAGCCCCAGCCTGGTCTTCGCCATCATCCGCACCGAGAGCAACTTCAATCCCTTTGCCGTCAGCTCGGCTCCGGCCTATGGGCTCATGCAACTGGTCCCCACCAGCGGAGGACGCGAAGCCTACCGCAAAGCGAAAGGCCAGGACGTGTCCCCCTCGCGGGATTACCTCTTCAACCCGGCCAACAACGTCGAGCTGGGCGCCGCCTATTTGAATGTCTTGATGTTCAATCAGCTGGAGCCAGTCACACACAACGTGTCGCGCGAATACTGCGTGATCGCCGCCTACAACACCGGTCCGAGCAACGTGTTCCGCACCTTCTCACGCGACCGCACGGCTGCCGTCAACCAGATCAACAGCCTTCAGCCATCCGGCGTCTACGCCCAATTACACCAGCACCTGCCCTACGAAGAAACCCGCCATTACCTGGAGAAGGTGACCGGCTACCGCAAATACTTCGTCAGCTCGTCCGAGATTTCTGCTCAGTAGGGACGACCCACCTCGCCCCTCTCGCGACACAGGCATGGCTCCACTTCATGTTCATAACTGAGTCAGGTACACTGCAGGCGCAGACCCAACAGATAACTGCATATAGGATGCTCAAAAAGGCCGACAGCAAGGCCGCAGGCGAGTCGAAACCGGAGGCGTACCCTCAGGGGTACGTTGAGGATTTCGATGAGCCGAGAACGAAGCTGCCGGCTTTTTTCAGCAGCCTGGTGAGTGAGCATGAGAGAGAAGAACTACGACGCGATCATCGTTGGTGCCGGTCACAACGGACTCGTGACTGCCTGCTACCTGGCCAAGGCTGGCTGGAAGGTGCTGATGCTGGAGCGACGCTATATCGTCGGCGGCGCTTGCGTGACGGAAGAAACCTTCCCCGGCTTCAAGGTCTCCACTGCGTCGTATGTGAACAGCCTCTTCCGCAAGGAGATCATCAAGGATCTCGGCCTTGAATCCTACGGGCTGAAAATTCTGGAACGTAATCCCTCCTCCTTCACGCCCTTCCCCGATGGCCGCCATCTCTTGCTCGGTCCCGATCCGGCACTGAACCATCGACAGATTGCCAAGTTCAGCCTCAAGGACGCGAACGCCTATCCGGCGTACGAGGCCATGCTCGAACGGATGGCCACGGTCCTCGAACCGCTGCTGACCATGAGCCCGCCCAATCTGGCAAATCCAGGACTGCGAGACCTCTGGACGCTCTATCAAGCGGGCAAGCCGTTTCAAGCCATGGGGCCAGCCATGAGCGAAGCTTTTGAAATTCTCACCGCCCCGGCCAGGCAGATTCTGGATCGCTGGTTTGAATCGGAGGAGCTCAAGGCGACGCTCGCGACCGATGCCATCATCGGCGCGATGGCTTCTCCCTCGACGCCTGGCACCGCCTACGTCCTCTTCCACCATGTGATGGGTGAGACAAACGGAAAGCGAGGAGTCTGGGGCTATGTGCAGGGAGGCATGGGAAGAATCACGCAATCATTAGCGGCAGCAGCCCGTGATCTGAAGGTCGAGATCCGTTGCGAATCTGAGGTGGCAAAGATCCTCGTCAAGGACGGCAGGGTCCTGGGCGTTTCCCTCGCCAACGGAGAGGACTGTCACGCGCCGGTCGTGGCCAGCAATGCCGATGCGCAGGTGACCTTTACCCGTTTGCTGGACGCGCAGCAGCTTCCAGCAGAATTCTCCGAGGCCGTCAGCCGCATCAATTACGAAAGCGCGTCGCTGAAAATCAATGTGGCCCTGAGTGAGTTGCCGAACTTTCTGGCCTGCCCTGGCCTGGAGCCAGGCCCACAGCATCGCGGCACCATCCACATCAGCCCGGACCTGGATTACATCGAGCGGGCCTTCGACGAGGCGAAATATGGGCAGCCGTCGCAACGGCCCATTCTGGAATGCACGATCCCCTCGGTCGTCGATCCCACCGTGGCCCCGCCCGGCCAACATCTCATGTCGATGTTCGTGCAGTACGCCCCTTACAAATTGCGTGGCGCGACCTGGGACGATCTGCGTGAAAGT from Nitrospirota bacterium includes the following:
- a CDS encoding ABC-F family ATP-binding cassette domain-containing protein yields the protein MPPTILLSCESITKTYGVKPLFSDLSVGLAEGDHVGLVGPNGSGKSTLLKIMAGLEEPDEGTRSMRRQLRVGYVPQEPLFDGAHTIEEVLAQVLIDEGLDPHEHSGRTAAALSLGEFPAADQSTASLSGGWKKRLAIVRSLMLEPDVLLMDEPTNHLDVEGILWLERLLRAEARAFLVVSHDRRFLEAVTSRMIEINRSYPNGAFEAKGNYSDFLEQRDAALHAQANYEASLANRVRREVEWLRRGPKARTTKAKSRIDSAGRLIEELSSAESRKDPGTAGINFTSSGRRSKQLVEATQLSKSLGGRPIVTNLDLLLGPGQRIGLLGPNGSGKSTLLKLIAGTLKPDSGTVTRADKLRVVTFEQHRESLDQSISLRRALAPYGDSVVYQDREVHLVSWAKRFLFRSEQLDLPVSRLSGGEQARLLIARLMLQPADLLILDEPTNDLDIPTLDVLEDSLVEFPGALMLVTHDRWLLDRVSTMLLALDGTGQTEWFADYAQWESAQERKAAEENRAASSRPSKASRSESDSTPKAKKTGLSYREQKEWAKMEQRILQAEETIATCQAAVEDPAIASNATALQERSAALDAAKTAAERLYARWTELEGKQTEAAGQPQA
- a CDS encoding NAD(P)/FAD-dependent oxidoreductase yields the protein MREKNYDAIIVGAGHNGLVTACYLAKAGWKVLMLERRYIVGGACVTEETFPGFKVSTASYVNSLFRKEIIKDLGLESYGLKILERNPSSFTPFPDGRHLLLGPDPALNHRQIAKFSLKDANAYPAYEAMLERMATVLEPLLTMSPPNLANPGLRDLWTLYQAGKPFQAMGPAMSEAFEILTAPARQILDRWFESEELKATLATDAIIGAMASPSTPGTAYVLFHHVMGETNGKRGVWGYVQGGMGRITQSLAAAARDLKVEIRCESEVAKILVKDGRVLGVSLANGEDCHAPVVASNADAQVTFTRLLDAQQLPAEFSEAVSRINYESASLKINVALSELPNFLACPGLEPGPQHRGTIHISPDLDYIERAFDEAKYGQPSQRPILECTIPSVVDPTVAPPGQHLMSMFVQYAPYKLRGATWDDLRESFADRCFAVLNDYAPNFQRSVLARQVLTPLDLERTFNLTGGNIFQGAMTLNQLFACRPVPGFANYRTPITGLYLCGAAAHPGGGVMGIAGANAAREILSSTSSLSRLVKRIS
- a CDS encoding murein transglycosylase domain-containing protein, whose product is MTASLSSLLIVTLALTASGCESTDQTLGAAKRIATGQTGQTIIDLAQGKDPAQIAKKRLEQYARNPNALLKDLQEAKKDLEAILTALGVNVGKTWGKEEVKLPEQKKYVKYTQNYKSRAIVDFDAGEILIETLDEQDPQRSLKNAVVTTILTPEDPRAVDLFSDKEIVLTGDKAPYLFDLVHDQQNKPVRTPTEAESFATYLLEKKSATRAIDQEGTKKTAHFVKIAMVPNLAVKQADKYRTLVHQFAQQYHISPSLVFAIIRTESNFNPFAVSSAPAYGLMQLVPTSGGREAYRKAKGQDVSPSRDYLFNPANNVELGAAYLNVLMFNQLEPVTHNVSREYCVIAAYNTGPSNVFRTFSRDRTAAVNQINSLQPSGVYAQLHQHLPYEETRHYLEKVTGYRKYFVSSSEISAQ